The Pseudomonadota bacterium genome has a segment encoding these proteins:
- a CDS encoding HDIG domain-containing protein → MGDLQMAEPRVKKPHHVFVVVFAFVAITLLLSLRLLPPEVVALSVGEVASRDVEAPRNLEIVDEKATKEARERASSEVSTVFVAKNTFPAVEQSVKRTLQSLAIMRTMDLKTREAAVKDLPVPVSPESVEVLMRCPSAQYPEISRILHMALQEVMQQKTSEAQLDESRNKLASMIASKPLAPDVRTAVTELGQHALRANQIPDYQATVKLQQERMAHVEPTKVLIKSGQMVVRKGDVVTQEQMDVLDAFGLHRQSFNIYSVLANALFCCLMIFVIGAYLSQQEATVLLEPRLLWLLALLSVGVLGLSRAGVGISPYLAPIATASMLMGILLEYRLALIVTALLGICIGIMTVGSATSDLSPCVVATITGMVAVLSVTNVSRRGDLMIATLVVCLVNVLSVLVVGLWHNEDLRVLTTNTLVYATGNGLTASVLAIGALPFLENIFGVTTNIKLLELSNHTSEPLLQRLMTEAPGTYHHSMIVANLAESAARAVGADPLLAKVGAFYHDIGKMKAAHFFVENQLGKENPHDRLNPSLSAHIIISHVKDGVDMARAARLPQVVADFIDMHHGDRLVSYFYHKALQRGEEAKESDFRYHGRRPRTRETAIVMMADTIEAKARLVADPTQESLDKMVRESIKVIVDDGQLNESTLSLRDIDQIAQAFVKTLVSIYHSRIEYPRDIAALTGERKPKESIASPT, encoded by the coding sequence ACGAGAAGGCGACCAAGGAGGCGCGAGAGCGCGCCAGCAGCGAGGTTTCGACCGTCTTCGTCGCCAAGAACACGTTCCCCGCGGTGGAGCAGTCGGTGAAGCGAACGCTCCAGAGCCTGGCCATCATGCGCACCATGGATCTCAAGACCCGCGAAGCCGCGGTGAAAGATCTCCCGGTGCCTGTCTCGCCGGAGAGCGTCGAGGTGCTCATGCGCTGTCCGAGCGCGCAGTATCCCGAGATCTCGCGCATCCTTCACATGGCGCTTCAAGAGGTGATGCAGCAGAAGACGTCAGAGGCCCAGCTCGACGAGTCGCGCAACAAGCTGGCGTCGATGATTGCGTCGAAGCCGCTGGCCCCCGACGTCCGCACCGCGGTCACCGAGCTGGGCCAGCACGCCCTGCGCGCCAACCAGATTCCCGACTACCAGGCGACCGTCAAGCTTCAGCAGGAGCGCATGGCGCACGTCGAGCCCACCAAGGTTCTCATCAAAAGCGGTCAGATGGTGGTACGAAAGGGGGACGTCGTCACCCAGGAGCAGATGGACGTGCTCGACGCCTTCGGTCTCCACAGGCAGTCGTTCAACATCTACAGCGTGCTGGCCAATGCCCTCTTCTGCTGCCTGATGATCTTCGTCATCGGCGCGTACCTGTCGCAGCAGGAGGCGACAGTGCTCCTCGAACCTCGGCTGCTCTGGCTGCTGGCCCTCCTCTCGGTGGGTGTGCTGGGCCTGTCACGCGCGGGTGTGGGAATCTCTCCCTACCTGGCCCCCATCGCCACGGCCTCGATGCTGATGGGCATCCTGCTCGAGTATCGCCTCGCCCTCATCGTCACGGCGCTGCTCGGCATCTGCATCGGCATCATGACTGTCGGCTCGGCCACCTCTGACCTCTCGCCGTGCGTCGTGGCCACCATCACCGGCATGGTGGCGGTGCTGTCGGTGACCAACGTGTCGCGTCGCGGAGACCTGATGATCGCGACGCTCGTGGTGTGTCTCGTCAACGTCCTGTCTGTTCTCGTTGTAGGTCTCTGGCACAACGAGGACCTGCGCGTGCTCACCACCAACACCCTGGTCTACGCAACCGGAAACGGTCTCACGGCCAGCGTCCTCGCCATCGGAGCCCTGCCCTTCCTCGAGAACATCTTTGGCGTCACCACGAACATCAAGCTGCTCGAGCTGTCGAACCACACGTCGGAGCCGCTGCTGCAACGCCTCATGACAGAGGCACCGGGCACCTATCACCACAGCATGATCGTGGCGAACCTCGCAGAGTCGGCCGCGCGAGCGGTGGGGGCAGATCCGCTGCTGGCCAAGGTGGGGGCTTTCTATCACGACATCGGCAAGATGAAGGCCGCCCATTTCTTCGTCGAGAACCAGCTGGGCAAGGAGAACCCCCACGATCGTCTCAACCCGTCTCTCTCGGCCCACATCATCATCTCCCACGTCAAGGACGGGGTCGACATGGCGCGCGCGGCACGTCTGCCGCAGGTCGTGGCCGACTTCATCGACATGCATCACGGCGATCGCCTCGTCTCGTACTTCTATCACAAGGCGCTGCAACGTGGGGAAGAGGCCAAGGAGAGCGATTTCCGCTATCACGGCCGGCGACCGCGCACACGTGAGACGGCCATCGTGATGATGGCCGACACCATCGAGGCCAAGGCCCGTCTGGTGGCCGATCCCACGCAGGAAAGCCTCGACAAGATGGTGCGTGAGAGCATCAAGGTCATCGTTGATGATGGCCAGCTCAACGAGAGCACGCTGTCGCTTCGCGACATCGATCAGATCGCCCAGGCCTTTGTGAAGACGCTTGTCAGCATCTATCACTCGCGAATCGAGTATCCACGCGACATCGCTGCTCTCACGGGCGAGAGGAAGCCAAAGGAGTCGATTGCGTCCCCAACCTGA